A window from Diachasmimorpha longicaudata isolate KC_UGA_2023 chromosome 5, iyDiaLong2, whole genome shotgun sequence encodes these proteins:
- the LOC135162813 gene encoding HMG box transcription factor BBX isoform X1, producing the protein MLTVFTFHNSSCHFDHSEDREAGEPAHHARRPMNAFLIFCKRHRACVRTHFPNLENRAVTRVLGEWWATLRPDQKQAYIILAQQYKDAFLHANPDFKWYKLPAPPLRTLSTRPTNKKQESGGFDQTSETAASHLESSNSKIGNNVIQPGKLADESQLGGLSFLCTPQKNHHTNNQAIIDGNTLGNFSEEKSSVPKPPKKRYTELPIDLEQKRDCKADLFSECEVPTESNNNEEYRFNEEVNKNESTFIDGSEVITDEASYRGERSCKGVRYQKFLAEQQRTLVPMTQGKRKRFDASEKLGNERRNSISSNVSEKTDSLSSEGGNSTRSDSEHLVDSAEGRVEASKPEDTETEGAEPDQEYVPWNARKRFKAEDFNLEKKIQALPSLSWEEFQEKKKQQRTKKKKFHQKMHVNSAKRGHTSQKDDQLHHLNDSHEETEKALLVGSQKRKARKQSITRNASATVSKDSSNKEAGKPWSPDLEALACLAEVAAKRTKLTK; encoded by the exons ATGTTGACAGTATTTACATTCCACAACTCCAGCTGTCACTTTGATCATTCT GAGGACAGGGAGGCCGGCGAGCCAGCTCATCATGCTCGTCGTCCAATGAACgcttttttgatattttgcaAACGTCATCGAGCTTGCGTGCGTACGCACTTTCCAAATCTTGAAAATCGTGCAGTCACTAGGGTCCTTGGCGAGTGGTGGGCAACACTCCGCCCCGATCAAAAACAGGCATACATTATTCTAGCTCAACAA TATAAAGATGCATTTCTGCATGCAAATCCGGACTTCAAGTGGTATAAATTACCAGCACCACCTCTGAGGACATTGTCAACACGACCAACAAATAAAAAGCAGGAAAGTGGGGGATTTGATCAGACTTCCGAAACAGCAGCCTCACATTTGGAATCATCAAACTCAAAGATTGGTAATAATGTCATTCAACCCGGTAAATTGGCCGATGAATCTCAGCTTGGTGGCCTCAGTTTTCTCTGCACAcctcaaaaaaatcatcacacCAACAATCAGGCCATCATTGATGGAAATACACTTGGAAATTTCTCGGAGGAAAAGTCTTCTGTACCAAAACCGCCGAAAAAACGTTACACTGAGCTACCTATAGACTTGGAACAAAAACGAGACTGCAAAGCTGATCTTTTCAGCGAATGTGAGGTTCCTACCGAGTCCAATAATAACGAAGAGTACCGGTTCAATGAGgaggtgaataaaaatgagagcACATTCATTGATGGAAGTGAGGTGATTACTGATGAAGCCAGTTATAGAGGAGAGAGGAGCTGTAAGGGAGTTAGGTACCAAAAATTTCTTGCCGAACAACAGAGAACACTTGTGCCCATGACCCAAGGAAAACGAAAGAGGTTTGATGCTAGTGAGAAACTAGGAAACGAACGGAGAAATTCTATATCGTCCAATGTGAGCGAAAAGACTGATTCTTTAAGTAGCGAGGGGGGCAATAGTACACGCAGCGATTCGGAGCATCTTGTTGATAG TGCTGAAGGCCGAGTTGAAGCATCTAAGCCTGAGGATACTGAGACTGAAGGAGCTGAACCCGATCAAGAATATGTACCATGGAATGCCCGAAAACGTTTCAAGGCAGA GGATTTTAatctagagaaaaaaattcaagcatTGCCATCATTGAGTTGGGAGGAATTTCAGGAGAAAAAGAAACAGCAGCGcactaaaaaaaagaaatttcatcAGAAAATGCATGTGAATTCGGCGAAACGTGGCCATACAAGTCAAAAAGATGACCAATTACATCACCTGAATGATTCTCATGAGGAAACGGAGAAGGCCTTGCTGGTTGGCAGCCAGAAACGAAAAGCTAGAAAGCAAAGTATCACTCGCAATGCGTCTGCTACTGTTTCTAAGGATTCGAGTAATAAAGAGGCAGGAAAAC CTTGGTCACCGGATTTGGAGGCGCTGGCATGCCTCGCTGAAGTTGCTGCCAAGCGGACGAAACTTACCAAGTAA
- the Ype gene encoding protein yippee-like 5: MGIIFLEHIGGTRLFSCASCDTNLTNRGQLISTRFTGATGRAFLFNKVVNLNYSEIQDRIMLTGRHMVRDVSCKNCDAKLGWVYEYATDENQRYKEGRVILERALVTETDGMGENI; encoded by the exons ATGGGAATTATTTTCCTTGAACACATTGGAGGCACTCGTTTGTTCTCTTGTGCATCTTGCGATACTAATCTGACGAACAGAGGACAGTTAATCAGTACGAGATTCACAGGTGCCACTGGACGTGcttttttgtttaataaagTCGTTAATCTGAACTACAG TGAAATTCAAGATCGCATAATGTTAACTGGCAGACATATGGTGCGCGATGTCAGCTGCAAAAACTGTGATGCTAAACTCGGTTGGGTCTACGAATATGCTACAGATGAAAACCAACGTTACAAAGAGGGTCGTGTTATTCTGGAACGAGCTCTGGTGACCGAGACGGATGGAATGGGAgagaatatataa
- the LOC135162813 gene encoding HMG box transcription factor BBX isoform X2 produces the protein MAANEQQQKEDREAGEPAHHARRPMNAFLIFCKRHRACVRTHFPNLENRAVTRVLGEWWATLRPDQKQAYIILAQQYKDAFLHANPDFKWYKLPAPPLRTLSTRPTNKKQESGGFDQTSETAASHLESSNSKIGNNVIQPGKLADESQLGGLSFLCTPQKNHHTNNQAIIDGNTLGNFSEEKSSVPKPPKKRYTELPIDLEQKRDCKADLFSECEVPTESNNNEEYRFNEEVNKNESTFIDGSEVITDEASYRGERSCKGVRYQKFLAEQQRTLVPMTQGKRKRFDASEKLGNERRNSISSNVSEKTDSLSSEGGNSTRSDSEHLVDSAEGRVEASKPEDTETEGAEPDQEYVPWNARKRFKAEDFNLEKKIQALPSLSWEEFQEKKKQQRTKKKKFHQKMHVNSAKRGHTSQKDDQLHHLNDSHEETEKALLVGSQKRKARKQSITRNASATVSKDSSNKEAGKPWSPDLEALACLAEVAAKRTKLTK, from the exons ATGGCTGCCAACGAACAACAGCAGAAG GAGGACAGGGAGGCCGGCGAGCCAGCTCATCATGCTCGTCGTCCAATGAACgcttttttgatattttgcaAACGTCATCGAGCTTGCGTGCGTACGCACTTTCCAAATCTTGAAAATCGTGCAGTCACTAGGGTCCTTGGCGAGTGGTGGGCAACACTCCGCCCCGATCAAAAACAGGCATACATTATTCTAGCTCAACAA TATAAAGATGCATTTCTGCATGCAAATCCGGACTTCAAGTGGTATAAATTACCAGCACCACCTCTGAGGACATTGTCAACACGACCAACAAATAAAAAGCAGGAAAGTGGGGGATTTGATCAGACTTCCGAAACAGCAGCCTCACATTTGGAATCATCAAACTCAAAGATTGGTAATAATGTCATTCAACCCGGTAAATTGGCCGATGAATCTCAGCTTGGTGGCCTCAGTTTTCTCTGCACAcctcaaaaaaatcatcacacCAACAATCAGGCCATCATTGATGGAAATACACTTGGAAATTTCTCGGAGGAAAAGTCTTCTGTACCAAAACCGCCGAAAAAACGTTACACTGAGCTACCTATAGACTTGGAACAAAAACGAGACTGCAAAGCTGATCTTTTCAGCGAATGTGAGGTTCCTACCGAGTCCAATAATAACGAAGAGTACCGGTTCAATGAGgaggtgaataaaaatgagagcACATTCATTGATGGAAGTGAGGTGATTACTGATGAAGCCAGTTATAGAGGAGAGAGGAGCTGTAAGGGAGTTAGGTACCAAAAATTTCTTGCCGAACAACAGAGAACACTTGTGCCCATGACCCAAGGAAAACGAAAGAGGTTTGATGCTAGTGAGAAACTAGGAAACGAACGGAGAAATTCTATATCGTCCAATGTGAGCGAAAAGACTGATTCTTTAAGTAGCGAGGGGGGCAATAGTACACGCAGCGATTCGGAGCATCTTGTTGATAG TGCTGAAGGCCGAGTTGAAGCATCTAAGCCTGAGGATACTGAGACTGAAGGAGCTGAACCCGATCAAGAATATGTACCATGGAATGCCCGAAAACGTTTCAAGGCAGA GGATTTTAatctagagaaaaaaattcaagcatTGCCATCATTGAGTTGGGAGGAATTTCAGGAGAAAAAGAAACAGCAGCGcactaaaaaaaagaaatttcatcAGAAAATGCATGTGAATTCGGCGAAACGTGGCCATACAAGTCAAAAAGATGACCAATTACATCACCTGAATGATTCTCATGAGGAAACGGAGAAGGCCTTGCTGGTTGGCAGCCAGAAACGAAAAGCTAGAAAGCAAAGTATCACTCGCAATGCGTCTGCTACTGTTTCTAAGGATTCGAGTAATAAAGAGGCAGGAAAAC CTTGGTCACCGGATTTGGAGGCGCTGGCATGCCTCGCTGAAGTTGCTGCCAAGCGGACGAAACTTACCAAGTAA